The following proteins are encoded in a genomic region of Diabrotica virgifera virgifera chromosome 1, PGI_DIABVI_V3a:
- the LOC126890684 gene encoding uncharacterized protein LOC126890684: MLISSHTLPLSRVATEYTEFIENTLKTPFKCLQSKKASDETIIEEKQKLKDFDIQILLTKNSNIQLPVVKWVNLQLVGLKSKYCKDATKGLVLLEAGSKSLSSENLKEEASRLFNVDKFSLVLKDGSPVNGQNIDKLSSQVVFVVPVEQKPELPSGSSAPFCKFLNFEEKAVKGTIILENPVGNPTKYVYQDVLKLWAKKA; encoded by the coding sequence atgttaaTTTCAAGCCATACCCTCCCCTTAAGTAGAGTTGCTACAGAATATACTGAGTTTATAGAAAATACACTCAAAACACCATTTAAATGTCTCCAAAGCAAAAAAGCTTCAGATGAAACTATCATAGAagaaaaacaaaagttaaaagaCTTTGACATTCAAATACTTTTGACTAAAAACAGTAATATTCAGCTGCCTGTTGTTAAATGGGTAAACCTTCAATTAGTAGGACTAAAATCGAAGTACTGTAAAGATGCTACAAAAGGATTAGTTTTGTTAGAAGCTGGAAGTAAATCTTTAAGTTCGGAAAACCTAAAAGAGGAAGCCTCTCGGCTGTTTAACGTCGACAAATTCAGTTTGGTTTTAAAGGATGGATCTCCTGTTAACGGACAAAACATCGATAAGTTAAGCAGTCAAGTTGTTTTTGTGGTACCGGTAGAGCAAAAGCCAGAGTTGCCTAGTGGATCATCGGCACCTTTCTGTAAGTTTTTAAACTTTGAGGAAAAGGCTGTGAAAGGAACTATCATCTTAGAAAATCCCGTAGGAAACCCAACGAAGTATGTTTATCAGGATGTGTTAAAACTTTGGGCTAAAAAGGCATAA